A genomic segment from Lasioglossum baleicum chromosome 5, iyLasBale1, whole genome shotgun sequence encodes:
- the LOC143209066 gene encoding uncharacterized protein LOC143209066: protein MKLTIVLAMVALAAGHPGLLKVPKVYNAVITSNQNLSPSRAFPVIQPVIHRTAIGYVPPIYYPQVSPQVSGPELVHLPQSESKPSNRAEVQPEAVAETAAEDSKVPEVPEVKKEQPTEENNQPKSGPRNRNEEQPLSFYPNYQSLYYDPYFYTYSGINPHLVPGTYYVDYQPYGTLDPIPASTPKNGDPGHLLPGYHEERKDTAKDDRPKVPDVPPPPLPTAVPKNS, encoded by the coding sequence ATGAAGCTGACGATCGTGCTTGCGATGGTGGCCCTAGCAGCGGGCCACCCGGGGCTGCTGAAGGTGCCGAAGGTGTACAACGCGGTGATCACCAGCAACCAGAACCTGTCTCCGTCGCGAGCGTTCCCGGTGATCCAGCCTGTGATCCACAGAACGGCGATCGGCTACGTGCCGCCGATCTACTACCCGCAGGTGTCGCCGCAAGTTTCCGGCCCGGAGCTGGTGCATCTTCCTCAAAGCGAATCGAAACCGAGCAACCGTGCCGAAGTGCAACCGGAAGCTGTAGCGGAGACTGCAGCGGAGGATTCGAAGGTTCCGGAGGTCCCGGAGGTGAAAAAGGAACAGCCCACGGAGGAGAACAACCAGCCAAAGTCAGGCCCGAGGAACAGGAACGAAGAACAGCCTCTCAGCTTCTACCCGAACTACCAATCGCTTTACTACGACCCCTACTTCTACACGTACAGCGGAATCAACCCTCACCTGGTACCCGGGACCTACTACGTCGATTATCAACCCTACGGCACCCTCGACCCGATTCCCGCGTCCACGCCGAAGAACGGGGACCCGGGACACCTGCTCCCGGGTTATCACGAAGAAAGGAAGGACACCGCCAAGGACGACAGACCGAAAGTACCCGACGTACCCCCGCCACCTCTTCCGACAG